A stretch of Gemmatimonas aurantiaca T-27 DNA encodes these proteins:
- a CDS encoding multicopper oxidase domain-containing protein, which translates to MSNDPTPRLSDLIAASDAASDRRTFLTRASALSLAIPGMAALSACDRPDAAQSSAAPPTKSPPTQYPDNSNSRLDSTVVREEHHANTSVAGVANDASAVTYHRYAPELPPPPANGRLVLHWHAREVPVRITDDVVVSAWTFEGDVPGPILHCRVGDTIEFTLTNDVVIPHSIDFHGAQIDPKVAFRSVPKGESVTFTFTPKYAGAFMYHCGTAPVLMHIGAGMYGALIVSPREGLPPAKEFVLVQGEYYLSAGNGGVQVSDYQKMLSTLPDHVCFNGRPGQYMKEPIRVKVGDRVRFWVVAAGPSHPCHFHVVGEQFDSVWLGAPPANPIRGVQTFTVPAGGGLVFDLICDIPGEFPFVNHAFGHGQKGAVGILHVE; encoded by the coding sequence ATGTCAAATGACCCGACCCCGCGGCTGTCCGATCTGATCGCCGCGAGTGATGCCGCCAGCGACCGCCGCACATTTCTCACACGTGCATCGGCACTCAGTCTGGCTATCCCAGGGATGGCTGCACTCTCGGCATGTGATCGGCCCGACGCCGCGCAGTCATCTGCTGCGCCGCCGACCAAGAGTCCGCCAACACAGTACCCCGATAACTCCAACAGCCGCCTCGATTCCACAGTGGTTCGTGAAGAACATCATGCCAACACCTCCGTCGCCGGTGTGGCCAATGATGCATCGGCCGTCACGTATCACCGCTATGCGCCGGAGTTGCCACCACCACCGGCCAACGGCCGTCTGGTCCTGCATTGGCATGCACGCGAGGTGCCGGTGCGCATCACCGACGATGTCGTGGTGTCCGCGTGGACGTTTGAAGGCGACGTGCCTGGACCGATCCTGCATTGTCGCGTGGGAGACACCATCGAATTCACGCTGACCAACGATGTGGTGATTCCGCACTCGATCGATTTTCACGGAGCGCAGATCGATCCCAAGGTCGCTTTTCGGTCAGTCCCGAAAGGCGAGTCGGTCACGTTCACGTTCACGCCGAAGTATGCCGGCGCGTTCATGTATCACTGCGGCACCGCGCCCGTGTTGATGCACATCGGTGCAGGCATGTACGGGGCTCTCATTGTGTCGCCGCGTGAGGGCTTGCCGCCGGCCAAGGAATTCGTGCTCGTACAGGGCGAGTACTATCTCTCGGCTGGCAATGGCGGGGTGCAGGTGTCCGACTACCAGAAGATGCTCTCCACGCTGCCCGATCATGTCTGTTTCAACGGTCGGCCGGGGCAGTACATGAAGGAACCGATTCGTGTGAAAGTCGGTGACCGTGTGCGGTTCTGGGTGGTCGCAGCCGGGCCGTCACACCCGTGTCATTTCCACGTGGTCGGCGAACAATTCGACTCGGTGTGGCTCGGTGCGCCACCGGCCAATCCCATCCGAGGAGTGCAGACCTTCACGGTGCCCGCGGGCGGTGGTCTGGTGTTCGACCTGATCTGCGATATTCCGGGTGAATTCCCGTTCGTGAACCATGCATTTGGGCACGGCCAAAAGGGCGCCGTCGGTATTCTGCACGTGGAGTGA